From the Erythrolamprus reginae isolate rEryReg1 chromosome Z, rEryReg1.hap1, whole genome shotgun sequence genome, one window contains:
- the LOC139153600 gene encoding vomeronasal type-2 receptor 26-like, producing MTGINQGHFSLVEWHLRMLTIFYQNVLALAFAVNTINKSPTLLPNITLGFHIYDTYYDQRMTYYNLLNLLFKLHTFLPNYECGSPKNLISLVGGLGSDTTFHIADILGLYKIPQLTYGSFAPDDIVKSKDPNFYRMVPNDENLYMGIIHLLLHFGWTWVGLFTGDDDDSGKYFLQSMETLFPKYRICSAFTQVFPRQGRVLSSDDMGTFGNLHVSVMDPRARAFIIYGDTMNLMWLITYSTLLVSDNAYLGKVWIMTAQMVFAVTGVTRRMDFQMFQGAISFEIHSKDPQEFQMYLQKKNPYQPEGDGFVQLFWEQAFECSFPNAGETLEQDELCTGKENLDKPPRSVFEVRMSGHSYGIYNAVYAVAHVLHAMYSSKTKYRIRMGEQRLRFEDIQPWQLHTFLQGMSFNNSAGENLNFNEKREIVAGFDIMQMILFPNNSFRKVKMGWLEPVGFEEQLFIDDEIIEWPSTFNQVCPISVCSDSCPPGFQKQKKEGKKFCCYECSPCPEGKISNQTDMEECMQCQDDQYRSQNNDSCFPKIITFLSYEEPLGISLVSIVLCFSLVTVMVFLAFIKHSDTAIVKANNRELTYTLLSSLLLCFLCSFLFLGHPHKVTCLIRHVAFGIIFTVAVSCVLAKTITVVLAFMATKPGSNVRRWMGKRLANTIVLSCSVIQAGICTVWLAIAPPYPRLDMKSLPREIIAECNEGSTIMFYFVLGYMGLLSIISFIVAFLARNLPDTFNEAKFITFSMLMFCSVWLTFIPTYLSTKGKYMVAVEIFSILASGAALLACIFSPKVYIIVLRPELNNKEGLIRTKNKPM from the exons ATGACTGGTATCAACCAGGGACATTTCTCATTGGTGGAATGGCATCTCAG GATGCTGACCATATTCTACCAGAATGTGTTGGCTTTGGCATTTGCTGTAAATACAATCAACAAGTCTCCAACACTTTTGCCAAATATCACACTGGGCTTTCACATCTATGACACCTACTATGATCAGAGGATGACCTATTACAATCTTCTCAACTTGCTCTTTAAATTGCACACTTTTCTTCCTAATTATGAATGCGGATCTCCTAAAAACCTAATTTCTTTGGTTGGAGGACTTGGATCTGATACCACTTTTCACATAGCAGATATTTTAGGACTCTACAAAATTCCACAG CTCACATATGGATCGTTTGCTCCTGATGACATTGTAAAATCCAAGGATCCTAATTTTTATCGCATGGTCCCAAATGATGAAAACCTGTACATGGGAATTATCCATCTGCTTTTACATTTTGGCTGGACATGGGTGGGTCTTTTCacaggagatgatgatgatagtggGAAATATTTCTTGCAAAGtatggaaacattgtttcccaagtATCGAATTTGTTCAGCCTTCACTCAGGTGTTTCCACGCCAAGGCCGTGTCTTGTCCAGTGACGATATGGGTACATTTGGAAATCTCCACGTCTCTGTTATGGATCCAAGGGCCAGAGCATTTATCATCTATGGAGATACCATGAATCTTATGTGGTTAATTACCTATAGTACTCTCCTAGTTTCTGACAATGCATATTTAGGGAAGGTGTGGATCATGACAGCCCAGATGGTATTCGCAGTAACGGGTGTGACAAGACGGATGGATTTTcaaatgttccaaggtgccatatCCTTTGAAATTCATTCCAAGGATCCTCAGGAATTTCAAATGTATCTTCAGAAGAAAAATCCATACCAGCCTGAAGGTGATGGTTTTGTCCAGTTGTTCTGGGAACAGGCTTTTGAATGTTCATTTCCAAATGCTGGAGAAACATTGGAGCAAGATGAACTATGCACTGGAAAGGAGAACCTGGATAAGCCTCCTCGGTCTGTTTTTGAAGTCAGGATGAGTGGCCACAGCTATGGTATATACAATGCTGTCTATGCAGTAGCCCATGTTCTCCATGCAATGTACTCATCAAAGACCAAATACAGAATAAGAATGGGAGAGCAAAGACTCAGGTTTGAAGACATACAACCTTGGCAG TTACACACATTTCTTCAAGGGATGTCATTTAACAATTCTGCTGGAGAGAACCTAAATTTCAATGAGAAAAGAGAAATTGTTGCTGGATTTGATATAATGCAGATGATTTTATTCCCAAACAACTCGTTCCGTAAAGTCAAAATGGGATGGTTAGAACCAGTGGGTTTTGAAGAACAACTCTTTATAGATGATGAAATTATTGAGTGGCCCAGCACCTTTAACCAG GTATGTCCTATATCGGTGTGCAGTGACTCATGCCCACCAGGGTTTCAGaaacaaaagaaggaagggaagaaatttTGTTGCTATGAGTGTTCACCATGTCCAGAAGGAAAGATTTCCAACCAGACCG aCATGGAAGAATGTATGCAGTGCCAAGATGATCAATATCGAAGCCAGAACAATGACAGCTGCTTCCCCAAGATCATAACATTTCTTTCCTATGAAGAACCATTAGGTATAAGTTTAGTCTCAATTGTCCTTTGCTTTTCACTGGTCACAGTCATGGTGTTTCTTGCCTTTATTAAGCACAGTGATACTGCCATAGTCAAAGCCAATAACCGAGAACTCACTTACACCCTTCTTTCATCTCTCCTCCTGTGCTTCCTCTGTTCATTCTTATTCCTTGGCCACCCCCACAAAGTCACTTGCCTCATTCGCCATGTTGCTTTTGGTATCATCTTTACTGTGGCAGTATCTTGTGTATTGGCCAAAACTATTACTGTGGTTCTTGCTTTCATGGCCACCAAACCAGGATCCAATGTGAGGAGGTGGATGGGGAAAAGGCTGGCCAACACCATTGTCCTTTCCTGCTCTGTCATTCAAGCTGGCATTTGTACAGTATGGCTTGCCATTGCTCCTCCGTACCCCAGGTTGGACATGAAATCCCTGCCGAGAGAGATAATAGCAGAATGCAATGAAGGCTCTACCatcatgttttattttgttttgggcTACATGGGACTTCTGTCCATCATCAGCTTCATCGTGGCTTTCCTGGCTAGAAATCTGCCAGACACTTTCAACGAAGCCAAGTTCATAACTTTCAGCATGCTCATGTTTTGCAGTGTATGGTTGACTTTTATCCCAACTTatttgagcaccaaagggaaatacatggtagctgtggagatcttctccatttTGGCCTCTGGGGCTGCGTTGCTTGCATGTATCTTTTCTCCAAAAGTTTATATTATCGTTCTGAGACCTGAGCTGAATAATAAGGAGGGATTGATAAGGACAAAGAATAAACCCATGTAA